In Alkalihalobacterium alkalinitrilicum, a genomic segment contains:
- a CDS encoding helix-turn-helix transcriptional regulator, with the protein MLKIEEYEKVLKFVSLIQDDHEDYFQTILNSLKHAFGYTNLSLYINDKSIQSSTTFYSEMNVSEEVKNYYYRVDWFNKENIQHKSLISIEEIVTYAQHHGIEYYTNFVEKKKLYHTIFIPLKWESNIIGVIGIHKTIQTGDFTENEKEILESASKFISNNLKRYIEYNQLTFLKSILNHSMSKLPLGILVLDHELSIVYNNQLVYDYCPELHSNNSILLTKIKEILLTKLHLEDESSIKDLQFNFEELSIKISPWMKETRDLVEQQFVIYIYPQNQLKEDPLKKATIEFGLSKRESEIIDLISKGYSNNEIASKLFLSINTVKSHLNNIFNKLGVNNRTSVIHKISANF; encoded by the coding sequence TTGCTTAAAATAGAAGAGTACGAAAAAGTCTTAAAGTTTGTTTCCTTAATTCAAGACGATCATGAAGATTACTTCCAAACTATTTTAAATTCACTTAAACACGCTTTTGGTTATACTAACTTATCCTTGTATATAAACGACAAGTCCATTCAAAGTTCAACTACTTTTTATTCCGAAATGAATGTGAGTGAAGAAGTTAAAAATTATTATTATAGAGTGGATTGGTTTAACAAGGAAAACATTCAGCATAAAAGTTTAATTTCTATTGAAGAAATTGTGACTTATGCACAGCACCATGGAATTGAATACTATACAAACTTTGTAGAGAAGAAAAAACTCTATCATACTATATTCATACCTTTAAAATGGGAATCTAATATAATTGGGGTTATCGGTATCCATAAAACCATTCAAACTGGTGATTTTACAGAAAATGAAAAAGAAATCCTTGAAAGTGCCTCCAAATTTATTTCAAATAACCTAAAACGTTATATAGAATACAATCAATTAACTTTTTTAAAATCAATATTAAACCATTCGATGAGCAAGCTCCCCCTTGGAATACTCGTACTTGATCATGAATTGTCCATCGTTTATAATAATCAATTAGTTTATGATTACTGTCCAGAATTACACTCAAATAACAGTATCCTACTTACTAAAATCAAAGAAATTCTATTAACAAAACTTCATCTAGAAGACGAATCTTCAATAAAAGATTTACAGTTCAACTTTGAAGAACTTTCAATTAAAATTAGTCCTTGGATGAAAGAAACCCGCGATTTGGTGGAACAGCAATTCGTCATCTATATCTATCCACAAAATCAATTGAAAGAAGACCCTCTGAAGAAAGCAACTATTGAATTTGGGTTATCGAAAAGGGAATCTGAAATCATTGACCTCATCTCAAAAGGATATAGTAATAATGAAATTGCTAGTAAACTTTTCTTAAGTATAAATACTGTAAAGTCTCATCTTAACAACATTTTTAACAAGTTAGGTGTAAATAATAGAACATCAGTTATTCATAAAATATCTGCCAACTTTTAA
- a CDS encoding GNAT family N-acetyltransferase: MLYRSEFYTFDQNDPVSVVIRNYGKEDFDQLILIQKECFPPPFPSELWWNEEQLTNHVTLFQQGALCVEINGQLAGSLTGLCVDFDPNNADHTWEEITDNGYIRNHNPNGNTLYIVDISVRPKYRKLGLGKMLMQSMYHVVIQEGLDRLLGGGRMPGYHKVSDQMKPEQYISSVTKGKIKDPVISFLMKCGRKPVHIVRGYLEDEESCNYGVLMEWKNPFKLRDTIR, from the coding sequence ATGTTGTATCGAAGTGAATTCTATACGTTTGATCAAAATGATCCCGTTTCTGTTGTTATTCGTAATTATGGCAAGGAAGACTTTGATCAGCTTATTCTTATTCAAAAGGAATGTTTTCCACCACCATTTCCTTCAGAGTTATGGTGGAATGAAGAACAACTAACAAATCATGTTACATTATTTCAACAAGGTGCTTTATGTGTGGAAATAAACGGACAATTAGCGGGGTCACTAACAGGACTATGTGTTGACTTTGATCCAAACAATGCTGATCATACGTGGGAAGAGATTACGGATAACGGATATATTCGAAACCATAATCCGAACGGGAATACCCTTTATATTGTTGATATTAGTGTCCGACCGAAATACCGTAAACTTGGGCTTGGTAAAATGTTGATGCAATCGATGTATCATGTTGTAATTCAAGAAGGGCTCGATCGTTTATTAGGTGGAGGTCGAATGCCAGGCTACCATAAAGTGTCAGATCAAATGAAACCAGAACAATATATAAGCTCAGTAACAAAGGGGAAGATTAAGGACCCTGTCATTTCTTTTCTTATGAAGTGTGGGAGGAAACCAGTCCATATTGTGAGAGGTTATTTAGAGGATGAAGAGTCGTGTAACTATGGTGTGTTAATGGAATGGAAAAATCCCTTTAAATTAAGAGACACAATAAGATAA